A region from the Kribbella shirazensis genome encodes:
- a CDS encoding Gfo/Idh/MocA family protein gives MRVAVVGAGGWGEHHARIFVRREDTELCAIVGRTPEKTRRRAEKYGATPYTDLDLMLERERPGLVTVCLPNEDHYDLTLELVRTGVPLLVEKPLVFDLTEADTLLSEAGDTFFAINFNHRYAEPVQRAKALIDAGELGELVFATWRFGGEANHGNSPHANLIETQCHGFDLLEHLVGPISALSAHMTDKTYGAFSTVALALDFENRAVGTMLGSYDSSYAYPDTQRVEINGTRGRLVIHDTVRALTFSKAGDPVEQRWHSTYFDDESRSFAGTFDRHVDAVLRALRAGERPPVHARAGRRALALAHAAIESHATGRTVRSIPWTGPTRS, from the coding sequence ATGAGGGTCGCGGTGGTGGGCGCCGGCGGCTGGGGCGAGCACCACGCCCGCATCTTCGTCCGCCGCGAGGACACCGAGCTCTGCGCGATCGTCGGGCGGACCCCGGAGAAGACGCGGCGACGAGCGGAGAAGTACGGCGCCACGCCGTACACCGATCTCGACCTGATGCTGGAGCGCGAGCGCCCCGGCCTCGTCACGGTGTGCCTGCCGAACGAGGACCACTACGACCTCACGCTCGAGCTGGTGCGGACCGGCGTACCGCTGCTGGTGGAGAAGCCGCTCGTCTTCGACCTCACCGAGGCGGACACGCTCCTGAGCGAGGCAGGCGACACCTTCTTCGCCATCAACTTCAACCACCGGTACGCCGAACCCGTCCAGCGCGCGAAAGCTCTGATCGACGCCGGCGAACTCGGCGAGCTCGTCTTCGCGACCTGGCGCTTCGGCGGCGAGGCGAACCACGGAAACTCGCCGCACGCCAACCTGATCGAGACCCAGTGCCACGGCTTCGACCTGCTCGAGCACCTCGTCGGCCCGATCTCCGCGCTCTCCGCGCACATGACGGACAAGACGTACGGCGCGTTCAGCACCGTCGCGTTGGCGCTCGACTTCGAGAACCGCGCCGTCGGCACGATGCTCGGCAGCTACGACTCGTCATACGCCTACCCGGACACACAGCGCGTCGAGATCAACGGCACCCGGGGCCGTCTCGTCATCCACGACACCGTGCGGGCGCTGACGTTCTCGAAGGCCGGCGACCCGGTCGAGCAGCGCTGGCACTCGACGTACTTCGACGACGAGTCCCGCAGCTTCGCCGGTACCTTCGACCGGCACGTCGACGCCGTACTCCGAGCCCTCCGCGCCGGCGAGCGACCACCGGTGCACGCCCGCGCCGGCCGCCGGGCGCTCGCACTGGCCCACGCCGCGATCGAGTCGCACGCGACCGGACGAACAGTACGATCCATCCCATGGACCGGACCAACGCGCTCGTAG
- a CDS encoding alcohol dehydrogenase catalytic domain-containing protein gives MTRTALAPRFTGAGNIEFAAHDYTDPGPGQLLLSVQANALCGTDRHQYDDGSSVVPGHEAAGTVLQAGEGTTTPVGTRGAVFLMDFCGECRSCRYGATNQCLAKRADMGFTHDGGYGPYELVHESNFFPITDDIEIGNATMLLDVMGTSSHALGRAALVRQDVESIYIAGAGPIGLGLTVMCKLRYDVPVYISDFSRWRLDFAESFGAIPLLADDLTAARRPDLAFDASGKEAARRAALDILGPRGALICVGHGEAVTLDVSRDLISPEHAVLGSEYFRYDEMPGNLALLREHQELIARVISHRFPVTDIAEAFRLFMAGETGKVVVTQDGAA, from the coding sequence ATGACGCGTACCGCCCTCGCCCCCAGGTTCACCGGAGCCGGAAACATCGAGTTCGCGGCTCATGACTACACCGATCCCGGCCCTGGCCAGCTCCTGCTCTCCGTTCAGGCCAACGCCCTCTGCGGCACCGACCGCCACCAGTACGACGACGGCTCGTCCGTCGTCCCCGGCCACGAAGCCGCCGGGACCGTCCTGCAGGCCGGCGAAGGCACCACCACTCCCGTCGGCACCCGCGGAGCCGTGTTCCTGATGGACTTCTGCGGAGAGTGCCGCAGCTGCCGGTACGGCGCGACCAACCAATGCCTCGCCAAACGCGCCGACATGGGTTTCACCCACGACGGCGGCTACGGCCCGTACGAACTCGTCCACGAGTCCAACTTCTTCCCGATCACCGACGACATCGAGATCGGCAACGCCACGATGCTCCTCGACGTGATGGGCACCAGCAGTCACGCCCTCGGCCGCGCGGCGCTCGTACGGCAGGACGTCGAGAGCATCTACATCGCGGGCGCCGGCCCGATCGGACTCGGGCTGACCGTGATGTGCAAGCTCCGGTACGACGTACCGGTCTACATCTCCGACTTCTCCCGCTGGCGGCTCGACTTCGCGGAGTCGTTCGGCGCGATCCCCCTGCTCGCCGACGATCTCACCGCAGCCCGGCGCCCGGACCTCGCGTTCGACGCGTCCGGCAAGGAAGCCGCCCGCCGCGCCGCGCTCGACATCCTCGGTCCACGCGGCGCCCTGATCTGCGTCGGTCACGGCGAGGCAGTCACGCTCGACGTGTCCCGCGACCTGATCAGCCCTGAGCACGCCGTCCTCGGCAGCGAGTACTTCCGGTACGACGAGATGCCCGGCAACCTTGCGCTGTTGCGGGAACACCAGGAGCTGATCGCCCGCGTGATCAGCCACCGCTTCCCGGTCACGGACATCGCCGAGGCGTTCCGCCTGTTCATGGCCGGCGAGACGGGCAAGGTCGTCGTCACCCAGGACGGTGCGGCATGA
- a CDS encoding substrate-binding domain-containing protein, whose product MAVSMSDVARHAGVSQRTVSNVVNNYVHVSPATRARVKASLDALGYRPNTAARRLRTGRTGTVTLAVPTFRERYFADLAEAIVAAARDRGTTVLVETTGGRRETELELLRGGGEILTDGVIMSAVSLGRTDQRGAHPVVLIGDREPGSTIDHVGIRNREAAQTAVTHLLDTGRRRILLLGANHGPKRSYQLRRQGYQAALKKHGLTLDPDLLVACDWTTTAAAAAITRTVKDLGPDGIFAMNDSAALGALQALQRAGVAVPGDVAVIGFDDIVESSLSTPTLSTVAPLLDEIAGSALDLLEEQLDDDHVPQHRMAGYELRIRESTAR is encoded by the coding sequence GTGGCGGTCAGCATGTCCGACGTGGCCCGGCACGCCGGCGTCTCGCAACGCACGGTCTCGAACGTAGTGAACAACTACGTCCACGTCTCCCCCGCGACCCGCGCCCGCGTCAAGGCCAGCCTCGACGCGCTCGGCTACCGCCCCAACACGGCCGCCCGCCGCCTGCGCACCGGCCGCACCGGCACCGTGACGCTGGCCGTCCCGACCTTCCGCGAGCGGTACTTCGCCGACCTCGCCGAGGCGATCGTCGCCGCCGCCAGAGACCGCGGTACGACGGTGCTCGTGGAGACCACCGGCGGACGCCGCGAGACCGAACTGGAGTTGCTGCGCGGCGGCGGCGAGATCCTCACCGACGGCGTGATCATGAGCGCGGTGTCCCTCGGCCGCACCGACCAGCGCGGCGCGCACCCGGTGGTGCTGATCGGCGACCGCGAACCGGGCAGCACGATCGACCACGTGGGCATCCGGAACCGCGAGGCCGCCCAGACCGCGGTCACGCACCTCCTCGACACCGGCCGGCGCAGGATCCTGCTGCTCGGCGCGAACCATGGCCCGAAGCGCTCGTACCAACTCCGCCGCCAGGGTTACCAGGCCGCGCTCAAGAAGCACGGTCTCACCCTCGATCCCGATCTGCTCGTCGCCTGCGACTGGACCACGACCGCGGCCGCCGCGGCGATCACCCGCACCGTCAAGGACCTCGGACCCGACGGCATCTTCGCGATGAACGACTCGGCCGCGCTCGGGGCGCTCCAGGCGCTGCAGCGCGCGGGGGTCGCCGTACCGGGGGACGTGGCCGTGATCGGCTTCGACGACATCGTCGAGTCGAGTCTGTCCACGCCGACGCTGAGCACCGTCGCCCCGCTGCTCGACGAGATCGCCGGCAGCGCGCTCGACCTGCTCGAGGAGCAACTCGACGACGACCACGTGCCGCAACACCGGATGGCAGGCTACGAGCTCCGGATCCGGGAGAGCACCGCCCGCTGA
- a CDS encoding acyl-CoA dehydrogenase family protein, translating to MSIQVRTRRDAIGVGVALLNKLARSRAIDRFGLRKPAERAVFEATKTGFRTAGALSRRFTAASKPAAPSRLPAARGSGRFDLTPTEDQQMMVDVVREFAGEVLRPAAATADTACTTDAKVLESSAEFGLSLIEVPEELGGIVTERSAMTGVLVAEALAYGDMGQAVACLAPSAVSTAISLWGDETQQATYLPAFTGSSVPAAALALLEPRALLDPFELRTRYTGGLLNGVKSLVPRAAEAELFVIGAQTDAGPRLFVVEPDHPGVTIEAEPSMGLRAASLSRVILTDVPAVPLGSVDDYAECVRLSRLGWCALALGTARAVLDYVTPYVNSREAFGEPISHRQSVAFMVANIGIELEGMKLVTYRAASRASQGLSFAREAALARRLCAERGMQIGTDGVQLLGGHGFVKEHPVERWYRDLRAIGVMEGAVLV from the coding sequence ATGAGCATTCAGGTGCGGACCAGGCGGGACGCGATCGGGGTCGGCGTGGCCCTGCTGAACAAGCTGGCGCGGTCCCGCGCGATCGACCGGTTCGGGTTGCGGAAGCCGGCCGAGCGGGCGGTGTTCGAGGCGACCAAGACCGGATTCCGGACAGCAGGCGCGCTGTCCAGGCGATTCACCGCGGCGTCCAAGCCGGCAGCCCCGTCCCGGCTGCCCGCGGCGCGGGGGAGCGGCCGGTTCGACCTGACGCCGACCGAGGACCAGCAGATGATGGTCGACGTCGTGCGCGAGTTCGCCGGCGAGGTACTGCGACCCGCTGCCGCCACCGCGGACACCGCGTGTACGACGGACGCGAAGGTTCTCGAGTCGTCCGCCGAGTTCGGGCTGAGCCTGATCGAGGTCCCGGAGGAGCTAGGCGGCATCGTCACCGAGCGGTCCGCGATGACCGGCGTCCTGGTGGCCGAGGCGCTCGCGTACGGCGACATGGGGCAGGCGGTCGCGTGCCTGGCGCCGTCGGCGGTGAGTACGGCGATCTCGCTGTGGGGCGACGAGACGCAGCAGGCGACGTACCTGCCGGCGTTCACCGGATCGTCGGTGCCCGCGGCCGCCCTAGCATTGCTAGAACCACGAGCACTGCTAGACCCCTTCGAGTTGCGGACGCGGTACACCGGTGGGCTGCTGAACGGCGTGAAGTCGCTGGTGCCGCGCGCCGCCGAGGCGGAGTTGTTCGTGATCGGCGCGCAGACCGACGCCGGGCCGCGGTTGTTCGTGGTCGAGCCGGATCATCCCGGCGTGACGATCGAGGCCGAGCCGTCGATGGGTCTGCGGGCCGCGTCGCTGAGCCGGGTGATCCTGACCGACGTCCCGGCGGTGCCCTTGGGATCGGTCGACGACTACGCCGAATGCGTGCGGCTGTCCCGGCTCGGGTGGTGCGCGCTGGCGCTGGGTACGGCGCGGGCGGTGCTCGACTACGTCACGCCGTACGTGAACTCCCGTGAGGCCTTCGGTGAGCCGATCAGTCACCGGCAGTCGGTGGCGTTCATGGTGGCGAACATCGGGATCGAGCTCGAGGGCATGAAGCTGGTCACGTACCGGGCGGCATCGCGCGCGTCGCAGGGGCTGTCGTTCGCCCGGGAGGCGGCGCTGGCGCGGCGGTTGTGCGCCGAGCGGGGCATGCAGATCGGGACGGACGGCGTACAGCTGCTCGGCGGGCACGGGTTCGTGAAGGAGCATCCGGTGGAGCGGTGGTACCGCGACCTGCGGGCGATCGGTGTGATGGAAGGTGCGGTGCTGGTCTGA
- a CDS encoding acyl-CoA dehydrogenase family protein — protein sequence MINLETPKKFRAFVNQAHQVAAEMLRPNSRRYDLAEHEYPVELDMLAAMVDGLGASGTSSGAGASGVRRTAAAEDGVVNGSNLSSVLSIMEMCWGDVGLLLSMPRQGLGNSAIASVASDEQLKRFEGVWAAMAITEPGCGSDSANIQTTARLDGDAYVLDGEKIFVTAGGRCDAVVVWATLDKSLGRAAIKSFVVMKDTPGMTVERLENKLGIRASDTATIRFENCRVPRENLLGTADIDKGFAGVMQTFDNTRPLVAAMAVGCARASLELTRDLLADAGVQVDYDRPVHRQPAAAATYLAMEADWEAAYLLTLQAAWMADNGQPNSLQASMAKAKAGRTANDITLRCVELTSTLGYSEHELLEKWSRDSKILDIFEGTQQIQQLIVARRLLGRTSAELK from the coding sequence ATGATCAACCTCGAAACGCCGAAGAAGTTCCGGGCCTTCGTCAACCAGGCGCATCAGGTCGCGGCCGAGATGCTGCGGCCGAACTCGCGGCGCTACGACCTGGCCGAGCACGAGTACCCGGTCGAGCTCGACATGCTCGCCGCGATGGTCGACGGATTGGGTGCCTCAGGCACCAGTTCCGGTGCGGGAGCCTCGGGGGTACGGCGTACCGCTGCCGCCGAGGACGGGGTCGTGAACGGGTCCAACCTGTCGTCGGTGCTGTCGATCATGGAGATGTGCTGGGGTGACGTCGGGCTGCTGCTGTCGATGCCGCGGCAGGGTCTCGGGAACTCCGCGATCGCGTCCGTCGCCTCGGACGAACAGTTGAAGCGGTTCGAGGGTGTGTGGGCGGCGATGGCGATCACCGAGCCCGGATGCGGCTCGGACTCCGCCAACATCCAGACGACCGCGCGGCTGGACGGCGACGCCTATGTGCTGGACGGCGAGAAGATCTTCGTCACCGCGGGCGGCCGCTGCGACGCGGTCGTCGTCTGGGCCACGCTCGACAAGTCGCTCGGCCGGGCGGCGATCAAGTCGTTCGTCGTCATGAAGGACACACCCGGCATGACGGTCGAACGGCTCGAGAACAAGCTCGGCATCCGCGCTTCCGACACGGCCACCATCCGCTTCGAGAACTGCCGCGTCCCCCGCGAGAACCTGCTCGGCACCGCGGACATCGACAAGGGTTTCGCGGGCGTGATGCAGACCTTCGACAACACCCGCCCGCTCGTCGCCGCGATGGCCGTCGGCTGCGCCCGCGCCTCCCTCGAACTCACCCGCGACCTGCTGGCCGACGCCGGCGTCCAGGTCGACTACGACCGCCCCGTCCACCGCCAGCCCGCCGCGGCCGCGACCTACCTCGCGATGGAAGCCGACTGGGAAGCTGCCTACCTCCTCACCCTCCAGGCCGCCTGGATGGCCGACAACGGCCAACCCAACTCCCTCCAAGCCTCCATGGCCAAAGCCAAAGCCGGCCGCACCGCCAACGACATCACCCTCCGCTGCGTAGAACTCACCAGCACCCTCGGCTACTCCGAACACGAACTCCTCGAAAAGTGGTCCCGAGACTCCAAAATCCTCGACATCTTCGAAGGCACCCAGCAGATCCAGCAGTTGATCGTCGCCCGCCGCCTGCTCGGGAGGACGTCCGCGGAGCTGAAATAG
- a CDS encoding LacI family DNA-binding transcriptional regulator → MARRAGVSHQTVSRYFTRIEGLKPATRQKIEAVVSELNYRPNLVARSMRAKRTGRLAMVLPSMPNQMQSGLLAMLATIVEAEGYRLEVVTIVGDAPTRADRVLELATSGGFEGILSLSPLPLDPARSPVPVVTTADYDDRMQSQGDLADASVVREIIEHLAALGHQDFFHIAGPQTHTAAQNRRVVYERTIEELGLRSHGVADGDWTGRSGYDALQALPAATAVTAVVAVNDRAALGAIRAAFERGWRVPDDISVFGWDDFDMGRYSTPTISTVAVDREGRARVAIQRLIAAVRGEEPPEIHHGPTNRIIIRESVGPASNGSSRAVEAGRRSFIPVC, encoded by the coding sequence GTGGCGCGCCGGGCAGGCGTGTCCCATCAGACGGTGTCGCGGTACTTCACCCGGATCGAAGGTCTCAAGCCGGCCACCCGGCAGAAGATCGAAGCCGTCGTCTCCGAGCTGAACTATCGGCCGAACCTCGTGGCCCGCTCGATGCGCGCGAAACGCACCGGCCGGCTCGCCATGGTCCTGCCGTCAATGCCCAACCAGATGCAGTCGGGCCTGCTCGCCATGCTGGCGACCATCGTCGAGGCCGAGGGATATCGACTGGAGGTCGTGACCATCGTCGGCGACGCTCCCACCCGCGCCGATCGGGTCCTGGAGCTCGCTACCAGCGGCGGCTTCGAGGGCATCCTCTCGCTCAGCCCACTCCCCCTGGACCCAGCCCGGTCCCCCGTTCCCGTCGTGACCACCGCTGACTACGACGACCGGATGCAGTCCCAAGGCGATCTCGCGGACGCCTCGGTTGTCCGGGAAATCATCGAGCATCTGGCAGCGCTCGGCCATCAGGACTTCTTCCACATCGCAGGTCCTCAGACGCACACCGCAGCCCAGAACCGAAGGGTCGTCTACGAAAGGACGATCGAGGAACTCGGGCTCCGATCGCACGGTGTCGCGGACGGTGACTGGACCGGTCGGTCCGGGTACGACGCTCTCCAGGCTCTGCCGGCCGCCACCGCAGTGACCGCCGTGGTCGCAGTCAACGACCGGGCTGCGCTGGGCGCGATCCGCGCCGCGTTCGAGCGAGGCTGGCGCGTTCCCGACGACATCAGCGTCTTCGGCTGGGACGACTTCGACATGGGCCGCTACAGCACGCCGACGATCTCGACAGTCGCGGTCGACCGCGAAGGAAGGGCCCGTGTGGCGATCCAAAGGCTCATCGCGGCGGTGCGCGGCGAGGAGCCGCCCGAGATCCACCACGGCCCCACCAACCGAATCATCATCCGCGAATCCGTCGGCCCGGCCTCCAACGGCTCATCCAGGGCGGTCGAGGCTGGTCGGAGATCATTCATCCCAGTTTGCTGA
- a CDS encoding Gfo/Idh/MocA family oxidoreductase: MSDPVRVAVVGAGAIARTCHLPALRSMAGAVEIVALCDVDLAAACRLADEWNIPRDYVGIDQLLAEESPDLVIVSTPPSAHREPVTAALDAGAWVWCEKPPALSLAEYDDIALHERAGGPYVSYVFQHRFGSAARRLRELIAAGTLGSPLVALCNTLWYRPHGYFEVPWRGRWDTEGGGPTMGHGIHQIDLMLSLLGDWTEVTAVAATLDRRTDTEDVSFAIVRFESGAIASVTNSLLSPRETSSLRFDFTHATVEVEHLYGYNNANWRWTPSASADPVAAAAWQPTEDVASSHTAQLRQLLDSYRRGERPEASGADGRRVLEFVAGLYQSAFEGRPVRRSELDSSNPFYRSMAGGSPAEFTDLLKLTKGEAHVQH; the protein is encoded by the coding sequence GTGTCTGACCCTGTCCGAGTCGCGGTCGTCGGAGCCGGTGCGATCGCGAGAACCTGCCATCTGCCGGCCCTGCGATCGATGGCTGGCGCCGTCGAGATCGTCGCGCTGTGCGATGTCGATCTCGCGGCCGCGTGTCGGCTGGCCGACGAGTGGAACATTCCGCGGGACTACGTCGGCATCGATCAACTGCTGGCCGAGGAGTCGCCCGACCTGGTGATCGTGTCGACGCCGCCGTCCGCACACCGTGAGCCGGTGACGGCCGCACTCGACGCCGGCGCGTGGGTGTGGTGCGAGAAGCCCCCGGCGCTGTCGTTGGCGGAGTACGACGACATCGCGCTCCATGAGCGTGCGGGCGGGCCTTATGTGAGTTACGTCTTCCAGCACCGTTTCGGCTCGGCGGCGCGACGACTTCGGGAGCTGATCGCCGCCGGGACCCTGGGCAGTCCGCTCGTTGCCTTGTGCAACACACTCTGGTACCGGCCCCACGGGTACTTCGAAGTGCCGTGGCGCGGGCGCTGGGACACCGAGGGCGGCGGACCCACCATGGGCCATGGGATCCATCAGATCGATCTGATGCTCTCGCTACTCGGTGACTGGACCGAGGTGACCGCGGTCGCCGCGACGCTCGACCGCCGAACCGACACCGAAGACGTCTCGTTCGCGATCGTGAGATTCGAGTCCGGCGCGATCGCGTCGGTGACGAACAGTCTCTTGTCGCCGCGGGAGACCAGTTCACTGCGATTCGACTTCACCCACGCGACTGTCGAGGTCGAGCACCTGTACGGCTACAACAACGCGAACTGGCGGTGGACGCCTTCGGCTTCTGCCGATCCGGTCGCAGCCGCTGCTTGGCAGCCGACCGAGGACGTGGCCAGTTCTCATACGGCTCAGCTGCGGCAGTTGCTCGACAGCTACCGCCGCGGGGAACGTCCTGAAGCCAGTGGCGCCGACGGCCGGCGAGTGCTCGAGTTCGTCGCCGGGCTCTACCAGTCGGCGTTCGAAGGCCGGCCCGTCCGACGGTCGGAGCTCGACTCCTCGAACCCCTTCTATCGATCCATGGCCGGCGGCTCGCCCGCCGAGTTCACCGATCTGCTCAAGCTGACCAAGGGAGAAGCGCATGTCCAGCACTGA
- a CDS encoding PmoA family protein translates to MSSTDILSVREDDKTLSISYGAIELGRYVFLHDDAQYEAPKPYLHPVRSLSGEVLTSFRPWDHRWHKGLQMTWSHVSGQNFWGGPTFSREDGYRNAGNVGRIDHAGFTDVSCTGDQVVVDENLSWITSTGETWIDERRRHTFGDVDRSRGLWTLTFDTELRNVAGRSLDLGSPTTHGRPQAGYTGLFWRGPRAWTGGRILRPAQAGDEDMMGRAAPWIAYASEYDERDGGGTVLAVAGTSTAPVPLKWFVRREPFACIAPSPSFDEEIILADAQTLALRHRFVFIDRLCDQEELEALGEEFGL, encoded by the coding sequence ATGTCCAGCACTGACATTCTGTCCGTTCGGGAAGACGACAAGACGCTCAGCATCAGCTACGGAGCCATCGAACTCGGTCGGTACGTCTTCCTCCACGACGACGCGCAGTACGAGGCGCCGAAGCCTTATCTGCACCCGGTCCGCAGCCTGAGTGGAGAGGTACTGACGAGCTTCCGCCCCTGGGACCACCGGTGGCACAAAGGGCTGCAGATGACCTGGTCCCACGTGTCCGGACAGAACTTCTGGGGCGGCCCAACGTTCTCGCGCGAGGACGGCTACCGGAACGCCGGGAACGTCGGCCGGATCGACCACGCCGGCTTCACCGACGTCAGCTGCACCGGTGATCAGGTGGTGGTCGACGAGAACCTGTCCTGGATCACCTCGACCGGCGAAACCTGGATCGACGAACGTCGGCGGCACACGTTCGGTGACGTCGACCGCTCGCGGGGCCTGTGGACCTTGACCTTCGACACCGAACTGCGGAACGTCGCCGGACGATCGCTCGACCTCGGCAGTCCGACGACCCACGGACGTCCGCAAGCCGGCTACACCGGCCTGTTCTGGCGCGGACCGCGAGCCTGGACTGGCGGCCGGATCCTCCGGCCGGCGCAGGCCGGCGACGAGGACATGATGGGGCGCGCCGCGCCATGGATCGCGTACGCCTCCGAGTACGACGAGCGGGACGGGGGCGGGACAGTCCTGGCGGTCGCCGGCACTTCGACTGCACCGGTGCCGCTGAAGTGGTTCGTTCGGCGCGAGCCGTTCGCGTGCATCGCGCCGTCGCCCTCGTTCGACGAGGAGATCATCCTGGCGGATGCGCAGACGCTGGCGCTCCGGCACAGGTTCGTGTTCATCGATCGGCTGTGCGATCAGGAGGAGCTCGAAGCATTGGGCGAGGAGTTCGGGCTATGA
- a CDS encoding ABC transporter permease, with product MTMIRSIQRAPDSPGRDEDREAPRINKVSLFTRLRRDYPVLLLAVPGMLVILAFQYYPLLGNIIAFQDYQPYLGISRSLWTGLDNFKIIVEGDPAFLNAVKNTLILTAIQTIIVFPAPIVVAIVLHSLLSNRLRQIVQTIIYLPHFMSWVIVVAVFQQVLGGTGMFNNWLRSHGYDPVHIIGNVEVFRALLTSQVLWKDTGWATILFLAVLSQIDRALYEASAVDGAGRWRQTWHVTLPGLKPIIILLLILKLGDSLTVGFEQIILQQQAVGIDASEVLDTYVYNNGIIGGNWGVAAAVGLVKSVVALALVLSANKIAHRFGEEGVYRG from the coding sequence ATGACCATGATCCGCAGCATTCAGCGCGCACCTGACAGTCCTGGTCGCGACGAGGATCGGGAAGCACCGCGGATCAACAAGGTGTCGCTGTTCACCCGGCTTCGACGCGACTACCCAGTGCTGCTGCTCGCGGTTCCGGGCATGCTCGTGATCCTCGCGTTCCAGTACTACCCGCTGCTCGGCAACATCATCGCGTTTCAGGACTACCAACCATATCTAGGCATCAGTAGGAGCCTGTGGACCGGGCTGGACAACTTCAAGATCATCGTCGAAGGTGATCCGGCGTTTCTGAACGCGGTCAAGAACACGCTGATCCTGACCGCTATCCAGACGATCATCGTCTTCCCGGCACCGATCGTCGTGGCCATCGTGTTGCACAGTCTCTTGTCGAACCGGCTGCGGCAGATCGTGCAGACGATCATCTACCTGCCGCACTTCATGTCCTGGGTGATCGTGGTCGCGGTGTTCCAGCAGGTCCTGGGCGGGACCGGGATGTTCAACAACTGGCTGCGCTCTCATGGGTACGACCCAGTGCACATCATCGGGAACGTCGAGGTCTTCCGTGCACTGCTCACATCCCAAGTGCTGTGGAAGGACACGGGGTGGGCGACGATCCTCTTCCTGGCGGTGCTCTCGCAGATCGACCGGGCACTGTACGAGGCGTCTGCGGTGGACGGTGCCGGTCGCTGGCGGCAGACCTGGCACGTGACGCTTCCAGGCCTCAAGCCGATCATCATCCTGCTGCTCATCCTCAAGCTCGGCGACTCACTGACGGTCGGCTTCGAGCAGATCATCCTGCAGCAGCAGGCCGTTGGCATCGACGCCAGTGAGGTGCTCGACACCTACGTCTACAACAACGGAATCATCGGCGGGAACTGGGGCGTCGCCGCCGCGGTCGGTCTGGTCAAGAGCGTCGTCGCACTGGCGCTGGTCCTGTCCGCCAACAAGATCGCGCACCGCTTCGGCGAGGAAGGGGTCTACCGAGGATGA
- a CDS encoding carbohydrate ABC transporter permease, translated as MRHSTARAPKRQRTMIDGMPTPGLPERIVKGVFLTGICALVVFPFIGVISTSLAPAEEVTKAGGFVMFPTEGIDLSAYRSILAGGTVTQALLVSAFITAVGTAMALILTCTLGWALSRRGTLGNRPILLLVLISLLFNPGLIPSYLVVQQFGLLDSLWAVIVPVCVSAFNVIVVRAYFVGLPAEIIDSARIDGASEWKLFWHIGMPLSKAVVAVIGLFYGVGYWNSFFSAMLYIDDSSKWPLQLVLRTYVVNGVELGGQDLGVGSEALPPQTSIQMAILMISIIPILCVYPFIQRHFAKGVLTGAVKG; from the coding sequence ATGAGGCACAGCACGGCTCGCGCTCCGAAGCGCCAACGCACGATGATCGACGGGATGCCGACACCAGGGCTGCCGGAACGCATCGTCAAGGGAGTCTTCCTGACCGGCATCTGCGCGCTGGTCGTCTTCCCCTTCATCGGTGTCATCTCGACGAGCCTCGCGCCGGCGGAGGAGGTGACGAAGGCCGGCGGCTTCGTGATGTTCCCGACCGAAGGGATCGACCTGTCGGCGTACCGTTCGATCCTGGCCGGTGGGACTGTGACCCAGGCACTCCTGGTGAGCGCCTTCATCACCGCGGTCGGCACCGCGATGGCGCTGATACTGACGTGCACCCTCGGCTGGGCGCTGAGCCGCCGCGGGACGCTCGGCAACCGGCCAATACTGCTGCTCGTCCTGATCAGCCTGCTGTTCAACCCCGGGCTGATCCCGTCCTACCTGGTCGTCCAGCAATTCGGCCTGCTGGACAGTCTGTGGGCGGTGATCGTCCCAGTGTGTGTCAGCGCGTTCAACGTCATCGTCGTCCGCGCCTACTTCGTTGGGTTGCCCGCCGAGATCATCGACTCGGCGCGCATCGACGGCGCCTCGGAATGGAAACTGTTCTGGCACATCGGGATGCCGCTGTCCAAGGCGGTGGTTGCCGTGATCGGCCTCTTCTACGGCGTCGGCTACTGGAACAGCTTCTTCAGCGCGATGTTGTACATCGACGACAGCAGCAAATGGCCGCTGCAACTGGTGCTGCGCACCTACGTCGTGAACGGCGTCGAACTCGGCGGACAGGACCTCGGTGTCGGCAGCGAGGCGCTTCCTCCGCAGACGTCGATCCAGATGGCAATCCTGATGATTTCGATCATTCCGATTCTCTGTGTCTATCCATTCATCCAGCGTCACTTCGCCAAGGGCGTGCTGACCGGCGCCGTCAAGGGCTGA